From bacterium, the proteins below share one genomic window:
- the radC gene encoding DNA repair protein RadC: MNDILDFLAENSIYPMISTKGTVFFKSKITLEAEKVKEVIEQLQLKTEEDCRRVRAEVRKRTAQLRDNLPIRKWVKEERPREMLVKCGADKLSLSKLFAIILRVGREGISAEELAKRLLNKFGTLRGIDSAPVSELCKIEGIGEAKASQIKAALEIGKRLSMESARKQKGIKSPDEAIGYVAEYYGPYLRDAKKECFHIILLDVKNKPIDNIEISKGSIDASIVDPREIIKEATCCSASSIILVHNHPSGETEPSAEDTKITNTIIDACKLVGIKVLDHIIIGRNKEDYYSFANKGLIR; the protein is encoded by the coding sequence TCCAAAATAACATTAGAAGCTGAGAAAGTCAAAGAGGTAATAGAGCAATTGCAACTTAAAACCGAAGAGGATTGCCGGAGGGTGAGGGCTGAGGTTAGAAAGCGGACAGCACAACTGCGGGATAATCTGCCTATCCGTAAATGGGTAAAAGAGGAAAGACCAAGGGAGATGCTGGTTAAATGTGGGGCGGACAAACTCTCCTTGTCCAAGCTTTTTGCCATAATTCTGCGGGTTGGTCGGGAAGGGATAAGTGCCGAGGAACTGGCAAAGAGGTTGTTGAATAAATTTGGGACATTGAGGGGGATAGATTCTGCACCTGTCTCTGAACTCTGCAAGATTGAAGGGATAGGTGAGGCAAAGGCTTCCCAGATAAAGGCGGCATTAGAGATTGGCAAGCGGCTATCTATGGAAAGTGCCCGGAAACAGAAGGGAATTAAAAGTCCGGATGAGGCTATTGGCTATGTAGCCGAGTATTATGGTCCTTATCTGAGGGATGCCAAGAAGGAGTGCTTTCATATTATACTTTTAGATGTCAAGAATAAGCCTATTGATAATATCGAGATAAGCAAAGGCAGTATTGATGCCAGCATCGTTGACCCAAGGGAGATTATAAAGGAGGCAACCTGCTGCTCTGCATCCTCTATTATTTTGGTTCATAACCACCCCTCAGGCGAAACAGAGCCGTCAGCCGAGGATACGAAGATAACAAATACCATCATAGATGCCTGCAAACTTGTAGGCATAAAGGTATTGGACCATATCATCATTGGCAGGAATAAAGAAGACTATTACAGCTTTGCCAATAAGGGGTTGATAAGATGA
- a CDS encoding DUF4277 domain-containing protein, with translation MGEEIAVYKVDHLPIVRKYAEKIGVMEIINRLVSTEMEIEPGDIALGMILDTLSGRSPLYRLYHEVIVCVEKIMPISFPLLRNKSSYGKSKNPSIAFINYKI, from the coding sequence ATGGGAGAGGAAATAGCGGTATACAAGGTAGATCATTTACCGATTGTAAGAAAATATGCAGAAAAAATAGGTGTTATGGAGATAATTAACAGGCTTGTTTCAACCGAGATGGAAATAGAGCCCGGAGATATTGCGTTGGGGATGATACTGGATACACTGTCTGGTCGAAGTCCCCTTTACCGATTGTATCATGAGGTAATTGTTTGCGTTGAGAAAATAATGCCAATTTCTTTTCCTTTACTGAGAAATAAATCATCATATGGAAAGAGCAAAAACCCTTCCATTGCTTTCATTAACTACAAAATTTGA